Proteins encoded within one genomic window of Triticum aestivum cultivar Chinese Spring chromosome 2D, IWGSC CS RefSeq v2.1, whole genome shotgun sequence:
- the LOC123051003 gene encoding uncharacterized protein encodes MACLAISLQPVNGPDILLQTRSWFPVSRALAAVSAFRLARLSLARGKQPHASPSSSASLDAIGDDPLATGSGQLVVGVESQYRVVYRLVNSIYVLGVTTASDHAAPAVHAFAVADAVNQAVSVLVAACRGVDATPDKVHRKYPEVYLALDLVLHGVGSVRLSQILATIHGDNLARMVNSSPDAEARARGADSWPVVEHLAQDRHAARDGFAGASFELPQETLSAGDEFSASSLAPAAAAATGDEPPPEEAPPIEKDPFAASDMVASKPEEALVGAFKKNKETALVVADPAAALAGLEVTTLPPAEATKPTFIGVEGFEGDYGGIEFGNEEASLAEAFEGFNAPFGGGLDASEFVTTTKKDHKDKTLTGLEILAMSGGQAPNAASSGSQLDSLVTPSKDMTVPELCIVEEINAEFKESVLARVGLKGTIILRTLPPKKAAGRETEFSFRLEGTSGMKRAALQSTVLSSLENGLFHVKTPSKEEPIPIMKYSFLPKHSPLPLRLRLVKRHSGTLLSLMIHYASNPMLPQPLSNVTFIVKLPVDPTLLNVSPKAVLNRAERELRWHISDIPLKGPAGRLRARMPVDQDSKDGELEVVGMVKFAYQGPFTLSGIKLCPAINSTAQFNEVGHTFSSGSYRCI; translated from the coding sequence aTGGCGTGCCTCGCGATCTCCCTGCAGCCGGTGAACGGCCCGGACATCCTGCTCCAGACGCGCTCCTGGTTCCCGGTCTCgcgcgccctcgccgccgtctccgccttccGCCTCGCGCGCCTCAGCCTCGCCCGCGGCAAGCAGCCGcacgcctccccctcctcctccgcctccctcgaCGCCATCGGCGACGACCCGCTCGCCACCGGGTCGGGGCAGCTGGTGGTGGGCGTCGAGTCGCAGTACCGCGTGGTGTACCGCCTCGTCAACTCCATCTACGTGCTCGGCGTCACCACCGCCTCCGACCACGCCGCCCCCGCCGTCCACGCCTTCGCCGTCGCCGACGCCGTCAACCAGGCCGTCTCCGTCCTCGTCGCCGCCTGCCGCGGCGTCGACGCCACCCCCGACAAGGTCCACCGCAAGTACCCCGAGGTCTACCTCGCGCTCGACCTCGTCCTCCACGGCGTCGGCTCCGTCCGCCTCTCCCAGATCCTCGCCACCATCCATGGCGACAACCTCGCCCGCATGGTCAACTCCTCCCCCGACGCCGAGGCCCGCGCCCGCGGCGCCGACTCCTGGCCCGTCGTCGAGCACCTCGCGCAGGACCGCCACGCCGCCCGCGACGGCTTCGCCGGCGCCTCCTTCGAGCTCCCCCAGGAGACCCTCTCTGCCGGCGACGAGTTCTCTGCTTCCAGCCTCGCGCCTGCGGCTGCCGCAGCTACTGGGGATGAGCCGCCGCCTGAGGAGGCGCCCCCCATTGAGAAGGACCCCTTTGCGGCTAGCGACATGGTTGCTAGCAAGCCAGAGGAGGCGTTGGTCGGTGCGTTCAAGAAGAACAAGGAGACCGCCCTTGTGGTTGCTGATCCTGCTGCTGCGCTTGCTGGGTTGGAGGTCACCACTCTGCCGCCAGCCGAGGCGACTAAACCAACGTTTATTGGGGTTGAGGGATTTGAGGGTGACTACGGTGGAATCGAGTTTGGCAATGAGGAAGCTTCACTGGCTGAGGCATTTGAGGGGTTCAATGCGCCATTTGGGGGTGGGCTAGATGCTTCTGAGTTTGTTACCACAACCAAGAAGGATCACAAGGACAAGACCCTCACTGGTCTTGAGATTCTAGCCATGAGTGGTGGGCAGGCACCGAATGCAGCTTCTTCTGGTTCGCAACTCGACAGCTTGGTAACCCCGAGCAAAGACATGACCGTGCCTGAGTTGTGCATCGTGGAGGAGATCAATGCTGAATTCAAGGAGTCTGTTCTTGCACGGGTTGGTCTGAAGGGTACAATCATTTTGCGGACGTTACCACCAAAGAAGGCAGCAGGGAGGGAGACAGAGTTCTCATTCCGGCTTGAGGGTACTTCTGGAATGAAGAGGGCCGCCTTGCAGAGTACCGTGTTGAGCAGCCTCGAGAATGGCCTGTTCCATGTGAAGACACCATCGAAGGAGGAGCCTATCCCCATCATGAAATACAGCTTCCTGCCCAAGCACTCACCTCTCCCCCTGAGGTTGCGCCTTGTAAAGCGCCACAGTGGCACATTGCTCTCACTGATGATACACTATGCGTCGAACCCGATGTTGCCACAGCCACTGAGCAATGTTACATTCATTGTTAAGCTTCCTGTGGATCCAACTCTGCTTAATGTTTCGCCCAAGGCTGTGTTGAACCGGGCAGAGAGGGAGCTCAGGTGGCACATCTCAGACATTCCTCTGAAAGGTCCTGCTGGCCGGTTGAGAGCACGGATGCCTGTAGATCAAGACTCCAAAGATGGTGAACTAGAGGTTGTTGGAATGGTCAAGTTTGCTTACCAAGGGCCATTCACTTTGTCTGGCATCAAACTCTGCCCAGCCATCAATAGCACTGCCCAATTTAATGAAGTTGGCCACACTTTCTCCAGCGGGAGCTACCGTTGCATCTGA